In Halobacteroides halobius DSM 5150, the genomic window ATAATTATAGTTGGTGGATTAATAGAGTAAAATCTCAACTTGAATTAGTTGACATAATTAGATTTGATCATTTTAGAGGTTTTTCTCAGTATTGGGCTGTACCTGCTGATGCTACAACTGCGATTAATGGGCAATGGAAGGATGGCCCGGGAAAGGAATTGTTCAAAACTATTAAAGATGAATTAGGTGAATTACCAATTATTGTAGAGGATTTAGGGGTTATAACTGAAGATGTAGAGGAATTAAGAGATTATTTTGGCTTTCCAGGAATGAAAATCCTCCAATTTGCCTTTGATAGTAAAGAAGAAAATGATTATACACCTCATGAATATTCTGAAAATTGTGTTGTTTATACAGGAACCCATGATAATAATACTACTCTAGGTTGGTACCAAGATGATGCTATTGAGAAAGATAAAAAAGATATGCTTAAGTACTTAGATAAACATTTAGCTAAAGAAGATCGTCATGATAATATAGTCTGGGACTTATTAGAATTAGCATGGGGGTCTGTGGCTGTTTTTGCTATTGCCCCATTACAGGATATTTTATGTTTAGATAGTGAAGCGCGAATGAATATTCCAGGGACCTCTTCAGGAAATTGGAGATGGCGATACAGAGAGGATATGTTAACTGAGAATCTACAGGAAGAATTATCTAAAATGACCACTAAGCATCGAAATGGGTTAAAGCACTCTTAAAAGGGTGCTTTTTTTATTTTGTGGTCTTGTTAGAGGTCTGATCTTTCAATTAATGGAATAAAACTTAAAAAAATTTAATTAAACTTGAATTTTTTTAAGTTTATTAATATAATAATAATGTAAGAGAAGTAAATAAATGTAATAAAAATAATGGAAAGTTAGGAGGAATAAGATGGAGGAAAAAGCTGTTATCACTACTGATGAGAGTCCAGCCGCAGTTGGCCCTTATTCTCAAGCCATTAAATACAATGGTTTTGTAATAACTAGTGGTCAAATACCATTTACTAAAGATGGAGAGTTAATTAGTGATGATATTCAAGAACAGACTAAACAGTCACTAAAGAATATTGAGAATATTTTGACAGAGGTAGGTTCTGGAGTTGATCAGTTGATTAAATGTACCATATTTATTAGTGACATGGATGATTTTTCTAAAGTTAATCAAGTTTATAAAGATTATTTAAAAAAGCCTTATCCTGCTCGTAGTTGTGTAGAAGTATCTCGTTTACCTAAAGATGTTAAGATAGAGATTGAGGCTATAGCTTCCTATGAGGATTAATTAAGCTAATTATTTAAAGGAAGGAGGGAGTAATATGTTAAACATAGAGGAGCCAGTTAAATTGCAGTTTCTCTCAAATGATGGTTTAGGAGGTCTAACACCTGACTTTTTAGATCAAGAGCAGGTAAAACAGGTGAAGAGGTTTCATTCTACTTTTGCTGATTATAAAGCTACTCCTTTAGTAAGTTTAGATAACTTAGCTGCTAAGTTAAATGTAAAGAAAATTTATATTAAAGATGAGGCATATCGGTTTGGA contains:
- a CDS encoding RidA family protein: MEEKAVITTDESPAAVGPYSQAIKYNGFVITSGQIPFTKDGELISDDIQEQTKQSLKNIENILTEVGSGVDQLIKCTIFISDMDDFSKVNQVYKDYLKKPYPARSCVEVSRLPKDVKIEIEAIASYED